In Nocardioides sp. JQ2195, a genomic segment contains:
- a CDS encoding SDR family NAD(P)-dependent oxidoreductase, translating into MTITLEDKIAVITAAGHGIGRASALEFAAAGATVVLGDLNGDTVKAVAAEVEAAGGRAVAMQCDVTSAEQVGALVQAAKDTFGRLDILFNHAGGSPQGPLHEVTVEDFHHIVDLNLGSMFFGVQAALPIMIEQGGGTIVSTTSGAGLGAVRGLAIYGAAKAGMIALTKSIAAEYGEHGIRANVISPGSMDTAGFRGWLDSLPGTDQDYFEQIPSGRLGVAEDIAKVACFLASDYSAYVNGITVPVDGGTVGLLAIPRV; encoded by the coding sequence ATGACGATTACGCTGGAAGACAAGATCGCCGTCATCACCGCGGCGGGGCACGGCATCGGGCGAGCCAGCGCCCTCGAGTTCGCCGCGGCCGGTGCGACGGTGGTCCTGGGCGACCTGAACGGCGACACCGTGAAGGCCGTCGCCGCCGAGGTCGAGGCTGCCGGCGGCCGGGCAGTGGCCATGCAGTGTGACGTCACGTCAGCCGAGCAGGTCGGTGCTCTCGTCCAGGCCGCCAAGGACACCTTCGGGCGGCTCGACATCCTCTTCAACCACGCGGGTGGATCACCCCAGGGGCCCCTGCACGAGGTGACGGTCGAGGACTTCCACCACATCGTCGATCTCAACCTCGGCTCGATGTTCTTCGGAGTGCAGGCAGCGTTGCCGATCATGATCGAGCAGGGTGGCGGCACGATCGTCTCCACCACCTCGGGGGCCGGACTCGGTGCCGTGCGCGGCCTCGCGATCTACGGTGCGGCCAAGGCCGGCATGATCGCGCTGACCAAGAGCATCGCCGCCGAGTACGGCGAGCACGGCATCCGGGCCAACGTCATCTCCCCCGGGTCGATGGACACCGCAGGATTCCGCGGCTGGCTCGACTCCCTGCCGGGAACCGACCAGGACTACTTCGAGCAGATCCCGTCGGGACGCCTCGGCGTCGCCGAGGACATCGCCAAGGTCGCCTGCTTCCTGGCCAGCGACTACTCGGCGTACGTCAACGGCATCACGGTGCCCGTGGACGGTGGCACGGTCGGCCTGCTCGCCATCCCCCGCGTCTGA
- a CDS encoding malate synthase G, with amino-acid sequence MTTPARVRIGTLQIDASLHRFIEEDALPGSGVSSESFWAGLDAAVHELAPRNRELLLRRAELQAAIDDHHRAPGQSGTVTTDPSAHEAFLREIGYLEDEPDPFEITTGGVDPEVALQAGPQLVVPMLNARFATNAANARWGSLYDALYGTDVIPETEGRERGAGYNVRRGAEVISRSRAFLDAHFPLADGLSHVDVTAYAADADGLRISVGDRVGRLAEPEQFVGHRGAEESPTAIVLVHHGLHVEIQVDRTDPIGATDPAGVKDLLLEAAVSAIMDLEDSVAAVDSGDKVLGYRNWLLLMQGRLAEEVTKDGRTFTRTMHPDRTCTTPAGETLTLPGRALLFVRQVGLLMTTDAVLDRDGNAIPEGILDAFVTGLGSTHDLRGHSDLRNSRAGSMYVVKPKLHGPHEVAFTCDLFDRVETALGLAARTVKLGIMDEERRTSVNLRACIRAAQDRVAFINTGFLDRTGDEIHTSMLAGPMVPKAEMKAQPWISAYEDANVDAGLACGFTGRAQIGKGMWAAPDNLAEMLEQKVAHPLSGASTAWVPSPTAATLHALHYHEVDVWARQRELRHRDRAALADLLTIPVGRPGEWSADRRRSELENNLQGTLGYVVRWVDAGVGCSKVPDIHGTPLMEDRATCRISSQHVANWVLHGVVSLDEVEEALERMARVVDEQNADDPDYVPMAPSFDGSAYLAARDLVLRGTEHPSGYTEPVLHASRVARKQQLERTEA; translated from the coding sequence ATGACCACGCCAGCCCGGGTCCGGATCGGGACTCTCCAGATTGATGCGTCGCTCCACCGGTTCATCGAGGAGGACGCCCTGCCGGGCTCCGGGGTCTCCTCCGAGTCCTTCTGGGCAGGACTGGACGCCGCCGTCCACGAGCTCGCGCCACGCAACCGGGAGCTCCTGCTGCGACGGGCAGAGCTGCAGGCGGCCATCGACGACCACCACAGGGCACCGGGCCAGTCCGGCACCGTGACGACCGACCCGTCTGCCCACGAGGCGTTCCTGCGCGAGATCGGCTACCTCGAGGACGAGCCGGACCCCTTCGAGATCACCACCGGAGGTGTCGACCCGGAGGTCGCCCTCCAGGCTGGCCCCCAGCTGGTCGTGCCGATGCTCAACGCACGCTTCGCCACCAATGCCGCGAACGCCCGCTGGGGCTCGCTCTACGACGCGCTCTACGGCACCGACGTGATCCCCGAGACCGAGGGGCGCGAACGTGGCGCGGGCTACAACGTCCGTCGCGGCGCCGAGGTGATCAGTCGCTCCCGTGCGTTCCTCGACGCACACTTCCCGTTGGCGGATGGACTGTCGCACGTGGACGTGACGGCGTATGCGGCGGACGCCGACGGACTGCGGATCTCGGTCGGCGACCGGGTCGGACGGCTCGCGGAACCGGAGCAGTTCGTGGGGCACCGTGGCGCAGAGGAGTCGCCGACCGCGATCGTGCTCGTCCACCACGGCCTGCACGTCGAGATCCAGGTCGACCGGACGGACCCCATCGGTGCCACGGACCCAGCCGGGGTGAAGGACCTGCTGCTCGAGGCTGCCGTCAGCGCGATCATGGACCTGGAGGACTCCGTGGCCGCCGTGGACTCGGGCGACAAGGTGCTCGGCTACCGCAACTGGCTGCTGCTGATGCAGGGTCGCCTCGCGGAGGAGGTGACCAAGGACGGTCGCACCTTCACCCGGACGATGCACCCGGACCGGACCTGCACCACCCCGGCAGGAGAGACGCTGACCCTGCCAGGACGCGCGCTGCTGTTCGTCCGCCAGGTCGGCCTGCTGATGACCACCGACGCGGTCCTCGACCGCGACGGCAACGCGATTCCCGAGGGTATCCTCGACGCATTCGTCACCGGCCTCGGGAGCACCCATGACCTGCGCGGCCACTCCGACCTGCGCAACTCGCGTGCGGGATCGATGTACGTCGTCAAGCCCAAGCTGCACGGCCCGCACGAGGTCGCCTTCACCTGCGACCTGTTCGACCGGGTGGAGACGGCTCTGGGGCTTGCGGCACGAACGGTCAAGCTCGGCATCATGGACGAGGAGCGCCGTACATCGGTGAACCTCAGGGCCTGCATCAGGGCCGCGCAGGACCGGGTCGCCTTCATCAACACCGGCTTCCTGGACCGCACCGGCGACGAGATCCACACCTCGATGCTGGCCGGCCCGATGGTCCCCAAGGCGGAGATGAAGGCCCAGCCCTGGATCTCGGCCTACGAGGACGCCAATGTCGACGCGGGTCTCGCCTGCGGCTTCACCGGCCGCGCCCAGATCGGCAAGGGCATGTGGGCCGCGCCCGACAACCTGGCCGAGATGCTCGAGCAGAAGGTCGCGCACCCACTGTCAGGTGCGAGCACGGCCTGGGTGCCCTCGCCCACCGCCGCGACCCTTCATGCCCTGCACTACCACGAGGTCGACGTGTGGGCGCGGCAGCGCGAGCTCCGCCACCGTGACCGTGCTGCCCTGGCCGACCTGCTGACCATCCCTGTCGGCAGGCCGGGGGAGTGGTCGGCCGACCGGCGCCGCTCGGAGCTCGAGAACAATCTCCAGGGGACCCTCGGCTATGTCGTGCGCTGGGTCGACGCGGGCGTCGGCTGCTCCAAGGTGCCCGACATCCACGGCACACCGCTGATGGAGGATCGCGCCACCTGCCGGATCTCCTCGCAGCACGTCGCGAACTGGGTGCTCCACGGTGTGGTCTCCCTCGACGAGGTCGAGGAGGCTCTGGAGCGGATGGCCCGCGTCGTCGACGAGCAGAATGCCGATGACCCCGACTACGTGCCGATGGCGCCGTCGTTCGACGGGTCGGCCTATCTCGCCGCCCGCGACCTGGTGTTGCGCGGGACCGAGCATCCCAGTGGCTACACCGAACCCGTCCTGCACGCCAGCCGCGTGGCCCGCAAGCAGCAACTCGAGAGGACCGAAGCATGA
- a CDS encoding MFS transporter → MTGRWGPTCHRIQQLTSTGPARSSRHRSTTAGPRESLGEDDSTTQRLAIAAVQVLGLAVWFSMSAVVPSVQADWGISSAQAVWLTGTVQLGFVTGALASTVLNLADRCPPHILMAASAALAAGCTFALAALADGLLLALALRFLTGVFLAGVYPVGIKLMASWAPTANRGLAMGLLIGALTIGSTLPHLVGGLVTLPWREVLQVTAAIGLAGAVVALLVVRAGPHLSTGAVALHPRYALAMFAEAGPRRVNLGYFGHMWELYALWTWVSVFVLHSHASAELGTRRAILVFVTMGLFGLAGCLIGGWAADRYGRSAAAVTALSISGACCLLSPLAFLAPLPVLAIFFATWGAAVIADSGVFSTALSEVADQRFVGTALSAQTAIGFALTVASIQLVPLLAGAVGWQYAFLVLALGPAIGAPAMRRAAAGLHATSSSTR, encoded by the coding sequence ATGACTGGGAGATGGGGGCCGACGTGTCATCGCATCCAGCAGCTGACCTCCACGGGACCAGCACGCTCCTCACGGCATCGATCGACAACCGCCGGCCCGCGTGAAAGTCTCGGAGAAGATGACAGCACCACACAGCGTCTGGCCATCGCGGCCGTCCAGGTGCTCGGGCTTGCCGTGTGGTTCTCGATGTCGGCGGTCGTTCCGAGCGTGCAGGCCGACTGGGGCATCTCGAGCGCTCAAGCGGTGTGGCTCACCGGCACCGTGCAGCTCGGCTTCGTCACCGGCGCTCTGGCATCCACCGTGCTCAACCTCGCCGACCGGTGTCCACCGCACATCCTCATGGCGGCGAGCGCGGCCCTTGCGGCCGGCTGCACCTTCGCGCTGGCCGCCTTGGCTGACGGGCTGCTGCTGGCGCTGGCGCTGCGGTTCCTGACCGGGGTCTTCCTTGCCGGTGTCTACCCCGTCGGCATCAAACTGATGGCGTCGTGGGCTCCCACCGCCAACCGTGGGCTCGCCATGGGCCTGCTCATCGGTGCGCTCACCATCGGTTCGACGTTGCCGCACCTGGTCGGTGGGCTCGTGACGCTGCCGTGGCGCGAGGTGCTGCAGGTGACGGCGGCCATCGGTCTCGCCGGCGCTGTCGTCGCTCTGCTGGTCGTCCGAGCCGGACCGCACCTGTCGACGGGTGCGGTGGCGCTGCACCCGCGCTACGCGCTGGCGATGTTCGCCGAGGCCGGGCCTCGCCGGGTGAACCTCGGCTACTTCGGCCACATGTGGGAGCTGTACGCGCTGTGGACGTGGGTCTCGGTGTTCGTGTTGCACTCACACGCCTCTGCAGAGCTGGGCACCCGCAGGGCGATCCTGGTGTTCGTCACGATGGGTCTGTTCGGGCTCGCCGGGTGCCTGATCGGTGGGTGGGCCGCGGACCGCTACGGCCGCTCGGCGGCGGCGGTCACCGCGCTGAGCATCAGCGGTGCCTGCTGTCTGTTGTCGCCACTCGCGTTCCTTGCCCCGCTTCCGGTCCTCGCGATCTTCTTCGCGACCTGGGGCGCCGCTGTCATCGCCGACTCCGGCGTGTTCTCCACTGCCCTGTCCGAGGTCGCCGACCAGAGGTTCGTCGGCACCGCGCTCAGTGCCCAGACCGCCATCGGGTTCGCGCTCACCGTGGCCAGCATCCAGCTCGTCCCGCTGCTCGCCGGCGCGGTCGGTTGGCAGTACGCGTTCCTCGTCCTCGCACTGGGGCCCGCCATTGGGGCTCCCGCGATGCGCCGTGCCGCGGCCGGGTTGCACGCCACGAGCAGCTCAACGCGCTGA
- a CDS encoding alcohol dehydrogenase catalytic domain-containing protein: MRVKVEASGICRADLGTAGAARSAHDFPVVPGHEVAGVVDDLGPGSADWSVGDRVAAGVGELRSVVLTHRARKANDETQNSDQ; the protein is encoded by the coding sequence GTGCGTGTGAAGGTCGAGGCGAGCGGCATCTGTCGCGCCGACCTCGGCACCGCGGGCGCGGCCAGGTCGGCACACGACTTTCCGGTAGTCCCGGGCCATGAGGTCGCCGGGGTCGTCGACGACCTGGGGCCCGGGAGTGCCGACTGGTCGGTGGGTGATCGAGTCGCAGCCGGTGTCGGCGAACTGCGCAGCGTCGTCCTCACCCATCGCGCGCGCAAGGCCAATGACGAGACCCAGAACTCCGACCAGTGA
- a CDS encoding IclR family transcriptional regulator: protein MHRALDLVEIVAAAGGRLSIGEVATGSGLPVPTVHRLLRTLVDRGYMRQLASRQYALGFRFVPLGTTTAALVGTDAEAVLTGLVRALGESANVAVLSGDRAEYVAQVPSAHSMRLFTEVGRQVELHSTGVGKAMLAQLDDSQIDGIVRRAGLAARTEHTITDRQSLQEAITWVRERGHAMDEQEQELGVRCVAVGVPGDLPTRMAVSISGPLTRMSDEVIARAVPLLHAGAVQLASEIGAAH, encoded by the coding sequence GTGCACCGCGCGCTGGACCTGGTCGAGATCGTCGCCGCGGCCGGAGGACGGCTGTCGATCGGCGAGGTCGCGACCGGGTCGGGCCTCCCGGTCCCGACGGTCCACCGCCTCCTGCGCACTCTTGTCGACCGCGGCTACATGCGCCAGCTGGCCAGCCGGCAGTACGCACTGGGCTTCCGGTTCGTCCCGCTGGGCACCACCACCGCGGCCCTGGTCGGCACCGACGCCGAGGCGGTCCTCACCGGCTTGGTCCGGGCCCTCGGTGAGTCGGCAAACGTCGCCGTGCTCTCCGGGGACCGGGCGGAGTACGTCGCCCAGGTGCCCTCCGCACACTCGATGCGCCTGTTCACCGAGGTGGGCCGTCAGGTCGAGCTGCACAGCACCGGCGTCGGCAAGGCCATGCTCGCCCAGCTCGACGACTCGCAGATCGACGGCATCGTGCGGCGGGCGGGGCTCGCCGCACGCACCGAGCACACGATCACCGATCGGCAGTCGCTCCAGGAGGCCATCACATGGGTCCGCGAGCGCGGCCATGCCATGGACGAGCAGGAGCAGGAGCTGGGGGTCCGGTGCGTGGCAGTGGGCGTGCCCGGAGACCTGCCCACCCGGATGGCCGTCTCGATCTCCGGTCCGTTGACCAGGATGAGCGACGAGGTCATCGCGCGAGCCGTTCCCCTGCTGCATGCCGGTGCGGTGCAGCTGGCCAGCGAGATCGGCGCAGCGCACTGA
- a CDS encoding sulfurtransferase TusA family protein, giving the protein MTSNDDGSLLVDGGDLGCARLLVLLRNVARGLHDGAVVHLLTTDPVAPIDLPAWCRMTGHSYLGPVARHDRPCYGIAVSARATPTRSDSVWRVASTSPADEEGVAS; this is encoded by the coding sequence GTGACGTCGAACGACGACGGCAGCTTGCTGGTCGACGGCGGAGACCTCGGTTGCGCGCGCCTGCTCGTGTTGCTGCGCAACGTGGCGCGAGGCTTGCACGACGGCGCCGTTGTCCACCTGCTCACCACCGACCCGGTGGCGCCGATCGACCTGCCTGCGTGGTGTCGCATGACCGGGCACTCCTATCTCGGGCCAGTGGCCCGCCACGACCGTCCCTGCTACGGGATCGCTGTCTCGGCGCGGGCCACCCCGACCCGGTCGGACTCGGTGTGGCGGGTGGCTTCCACGTCGCCTGCCGATGAAGAGGGCGTGGCGTCATGA
- a CDS encoding DUF1214 domain-containing protein: protein MTTNKMWDDFCDQLRDAGQALQTESAPQNPLDQAEGVRYLIRLLRNGTLTSLEHNDPRYPVFTNILDPNLRCKIGADNPDNIYMSAKVSPEHRYRVSGTPGNSTVFSIGSKSKRDWSAETQVSHGEIDVHSLPLDENGRFSFVASKERPDSGAWLPIPEGTDKLTGRQSFVDHPNNVPAQITIEVLDEQFPFEPLDVDQFADQLRAATLQVRGIAGIFAEWTRLFMTRPHELPDWGQERFLNAGGDPNICYLHGYWNLADDEAWVIETEVPDCEYWNFVLQNWWMESLDYDRTNTHLNNFTAKPNVDGTLTIVVAAKDPGFGNWLSTAGHREGTALLRWVKADRHPIPTCRVIKI, encoded by the coding sequence ATGACGACGAACAAGATGTGGGACGACTTCTGTGACCAGCTCCGCGATGCAGGCCAGGCACTGCAGACCGAGTCGGCGCCGCAGAACCCGCTGGACCAGGCCGAGGGAGTCCGCTACCTGATCCGGCTGCTCCGCAACGGGACGCTCACCAGCCTCGAGCACAACGATCCGCGGTATCCGGTCTTCACCAACATCCTCGACCCGAACCTGCGCTGCAAGATCGGCGCGGACAACCCCGACAACATCTACATGAGTGCCAAGGTCTCACCCGAGCACCGCTACCGCGTCAGCGGAACCCCCGGCAACTCGACCGTCTTCAGCATCGGGTCGAAGAGCAAGCGTGACTGGAGTGCTGAGACCCAGGTCTCCCACGGCGAGATCGACGTCCACTCGCTCCCCCTCGACGAGAACGGGCGCTTCAGCTTCGTGGCCAGCAAGGAGCGACCCGACTCGGGCGCCTGGCTGCCGATCCCCGAAGGAACCGACAAGCTGACCGGGCGACAGAGCTTCGTCGATCACCCCAACAACGTTCCGGCCCAGATCACCATCGAGGTGCTCGACGAGCAGTTCCCCTTCGAGCCTCTCGACGTCGACCAGTTCGCGGACCAGCTGCGGGCCGCCACCCTCCAGGTGAGAGGCATCGCCGGGATCTTCGCCGAGTGGACACGGCTGTTCATGACGCGGCCCCACGAGCTCCCTGACTGGGGCCAGGAGCGTTTCCTCAACGCGGGCGGCGACCCGAACATCTGCTACCTGCACGGTTACTGGAACCTCGCCGACGACGAGGCCTGGGTGATCGAGACCGAGGTGCCCGACTGCGAGTACTGGAACTTCGTGCTGCAGAACTGGTGGATGGAGTCGCTCGACTACGACCGGACCAACACCCACCTGAACAACTTCACGGCGAAGCCGAACGTCGACGGCACGCTCACCATCGTGGTTGCGGCCAAGGACCCTGGCTTCGGCAACTGGCTCAGCACGGCGGGCCACCGGGAGGGCACCGCACTGCTGCGTTGGGTGAAGGCCGATCGGCACCCCATTCCGACCTGCAGGGTGATCAAGATCTGA
- a CDS encoding heme-binding protein produces MSITLETARTIIAGARAAGADAALKPLTVVVLDAGGHVLAVEREDGASNKRFEIAFGKAHGALALGVGSRALMARAEQQSYFIAAAASSIGGALVPVPGGVLVRDDEGILLGAVGVTGDTSDNDEMAAVAGIERAGLAAQAD; encoded by the coding sequence ATGAGCATCACCCTGGAGACCGCGCGCACGATCATCGCTGGTGCACGCGCGGCCGGCGCCGACGCCGCCCTGAAGCCCCTCACCGTGGTGGTGCTCGACGCGGGTGGTCATGTCCTCGCCGTCGAGCGTGAGGACGGTGCGTCCAACAAGCGTTTTGAGATCGCGTTCGGCAAGGCACACGGGGCGCTCGCCCTGGGCGTCGGGTCGCGGGCCCTGATGGCACGGGCAGAGCAGCAGTCCTACTTCATCGCGGCCGCGGCGTCGTCCATCGGTGGCGCGCTCGTCCCGGTCCCCGGCGGAGTGCTCGTGCGTGACGACGAGGGGATCCTGCTGGGTGCGGTCGGCGTCACCGGCGACACCTCCGACAACGATGAGATGGCCGCAGTCGCCGGGATCGAACGGGCCGGTCTCGCCGCACAGGCTGACTGA
- a CDS encoding 2OG-Fe(II) oxygenase family protein, protein MTAIGRRLVQEWAVSLGASRNHFDATFDLPSILMKLVRYPGQADAGQGVGAHKDPGILTLLLVEPSKAGLQVQSEGEWIDVPPAEGVFVVNIGELLEVATDRYLRATKHRVVSPEPGTERLSIPFFFNPSLDAEVPRIHLPAELAADARGVEQEATNVLGVRYGENLLKARLRAHPDVAQLHHPDLV, encoded by the coding sequence TTGACCGCAATCGGACGGCGACTCGTGCAGGAGTGGGCGGTCTCGCTGGGAGCCTCGCGCAACCACTTCGATGCGACGTTCGACCTGCCGTCGATCCTGATGAAGCTGGTGCGCTACCCGGGACAGGCCGATGCCGGACAGGGCGTCGGTGCACACAAGGACCCGGGCATCCTCACCCTGCTGCTCGTCGAGCCGAGCAAGGCCGGACTGCAGGTGCAGAGCGAAGGTGAGTGGATCGACGTGCCTCCGGCCGAGGGCGTCTTCGTGGTCAACATCGGCGAATTGCTGGAAGTCGCCACCGACCGCTATCTGCGCGCCACCAAGCATCGCGTGGTCTCGCCCGAGCCGGGCACCGAGCGTCTCTCGATCCCGTTCTTCTTCAACCCCAGCCTCGACGCCGAGGTGCCCCGCATCCACCTGCCCGCGGAGCTCGCCGCCGATGCCCGCGGTGTGGAGCAGGAGGCCACCAACGTGCTGGGCGTGCGTTACGGCGAGAACCTCCTCAAGGCACGATTGCGGGCCCACCCCGACGTCGCGCAGCTCCACCATCCCGACCTGGTCTGA